Proteins from a genomic interval of Crassostrea angulata isolate pt1a10 chromosome 7, ASM2561291v2, whole genome shotgun sequence:
- the LOC128157006 gene encoding beta-1,3-galactosyl-O-glycosyl-glycoprotein beta-1,6-N-acetylglucosaminyltransferase-like: MRTSSKTLRKLFAICFILVTLLLGIHVWISNDATQAAKTQEPYQFLAKDLKYNKNSTLTLHGAFKNRIDSDIILEIDNISSLIKDIIQDYEGRKALQRAMLMAQRVKFGASAPKNATLVSYSPLYRSSERNVTQPQQFSFLGKQRHNLENVKCRLLFEGDTNEVAKAKRLSKSFPKSDPGKTFASQTRNCSAFVHSRGYIMDPLTEEENNFPLAYGIMVYKSPEQFEILLRAIYRPQNIYCVHVDKKTTSVVFKEFESIAQCFPNVFLASTRIAVHWGYVSVLTQELVCMKDLLKYKKWKYFINLTGQEFPLRTNYELVKILKIYNGANDLEGTVQRANKVRWLAAGPPPHQIHPVKGSVHITANRDFVDYVINNPVAKDFLNWSRKVAVPDETFFASLNHNPHLRIPGTYKGEPETDREEKPFLTRFKNWGTGVFNWPCYGRRVRQICIFGIGDLPLLARRPEFFANKFYLYYQTYALQCMEELHFNRTRDEYLQRLDFQTDYYENLEFIKHVV, encoded by the exons ATGCGGACATCTTCGAAAACGTTAAGGAAACTCTttgcaatttgttttattctCGTCACGCTGTTGCTTGGAATCCACGTGTGGATATCAAATGATGCAACCCAAGCCGCGAAGACACAGGAACCGTACCAGTTTCTGGCCAAGGACTTGAAATACAACAAAAATTCGACTTTGACTTTACATGGGGCTTTCAAAAATCGAATTGATTCTGATATTATTCTTGAAATCGATAATATATCATCGTTAATCAAAGATATAATACAGGACTATGAAGGCAGGAAAGCCTTGCAGAGAGCCATGTTAATGGCCCAAAGGGTGAAATTCGGTGCCAGTGCTCCAAAAAATGCGACACTCGTCTCCTACTCTCCGCTTTATAGGTCTTCAGAAAGAAACGTTACCCAACCACAACAGTTCAGTTTTCTGGGTAAGCAGAGACACAACCTAGAAAACGTCAAGTGTCGACTTCTTTTTGAAGGCGACACAAACGAAGTTGCAAAAGCAAAACGATTGAGCAAATCGTTTCCGAAGTCTGATCCGGGAAAGACATTTGCAAGTCAGACAAGAAATTGTTCTGCTTTTGTACATTCCCGGGGATACATAATGGACCCCTTGACCGAGGAGGAAAATAACTTTCCCCTGGCCTATGGCATCATGGTCTATAAGAGCCCGGAACAGTTTGAAATCCTACTCAGAGCGATCTACCGGCCGCAGAATATCTATTGTGTTCACGTGGACAAGAAAACGACGAGCGTCGTCTTCAAAGAGTTTGAGAGCATTGCCCAATGCTTCCCAAACGTATTCCTGGCTTCCACGAGAATAGCTGTGCACTGGGGATACGTCAGTGTTCTGACGCAAGAATTAGTTTGTATGAAGGACCTACTTAAATACAAAAAGTGGAAGTATTTTATTAATCTGACTGGCCAGGAATTTCCTCTTCGGACTAATTACGAGCTTGTGaagatattgaaaatttataacGGTGCAAATGATTTAGAAGGAACTGTTCAACG TGCAAACAAAGTCCGGTGGCTGGCAGCCGGACCTCCGCCTCATCAGATCCACCCTGTGAAGGGATCTGTCCACATCACCGCAAACAGGGACTTTGTGGACTACGTCATCAATAACCCGGTGGCGAAGGACTTCTTAAACTGGAGCCGAAAAGTGGCGGTACCAGACGAGACGTTCTTCGCTTCTTTGAACCATAATCCTCATCTACGGATTCCTGGAACTTACAAGG GGGAGCCGGAGACGGACCGCGAGGAGAAGCCGTTCCTAACCCGATTCAAGAACTGGGGCACGGGGGTCTTCAACTGGCCATGCTACGGCCGACGTGTGAGACAGATCTGTATATTCGGGATCGGGGACCTCCCGCTGCTGGCGAGGAGACCAGAGTTCTTCGCCAACAAGTTCTACCTGTACTATCAGACCTACGCCCTACAGTGTATGGAGGAGCTCCATTTTAACAGAACTCGGGATGAGTACCTTCAGCGGCTGGACTTTCAGACTgattattatgaaaatttagaatttattaaGCATGTTGTGTAA